Proteins from one Pontibacter korlensis genomic window:
- a CDS encoding TonB-dependent receptor: MNRLYRFAILCWCLCIAVVHAHAQQKSEPVLVTATYSNQPLKNVLLDLQEKHELRMFYLGEWLDGVQVTQIFQEEPLPSVLRKVLATAQLTAILYDPQTVVLVPGLTSDADTTESQGALAGAAAAKSGNNRMVTLSGYVIEAKTREPSIGAAVLIEELKKGTVTDGKGYFALTVPAGNYTLEVRAVGMVADKRRLQLQQSRILNVELFEVSNQLREVEVSAVAPDQNVASLEMGVARLNIKEVKAIPAFLGEVDVVRSVLAMPGVTTVGEGATGFNVRGGSVDQNLILQDEAPLFNSSHLFGFFSVFNPDMVEDVTLYRGGIPSRFGGRVSSVLDVKMKDGSKTTPIVSGGIGLLSSRLMVEGPLVKDKASFVLGGRGAYPGLMMRYVPNKSVRDSDGYFYDLNAKLSYTLSEKDQLMVSGYFSRDSFRFGADTTYTWGTATGTFKWGHTFSNKLFSTVTGVIGDYQYGVSAETPPNNFTLDSDIKYKLLKADFNYEPTPQHKIGLGASSTLYDFNSGELKPSSEQSSLLHIKMPHERSLETALYLDHEYILSSKVSASYGLRYSSYFNLGPGSVYVYNPELPRRESSITDTLHYGSGKLIKQYHYLEPRVSLRVALGENSSVKLGYNRMVQYIHLISNTAAASPVDIWKTSNPYLKPQVGDQVALGFFKNMQDNSVELSAEGYYKMLHNLVEYKDGARLLLNSTLDADLLPGDGKAYGVELMVRRKGKKLTGWASYTFSRSLRKVDGPTPEEKINNGSYFPANYDKPHDFTMILNQQLSRLISFSANFTYSTGRPITYPESVSMVGGLLMVNYSDRNQHRIPDYHRLDVALTIDGTNKRNVNKVSSWTFSVYNLYGRKNPYSVYFKPAYGGTIPQAYKLSVIGSAVPAITYNFKITK, from the coding sequence ATGAACAGACTTTACCGTTTTGCTATACTTTGCTGGTGTCTCTGTATAGCCGTAGTACACGCACACGCACAGCAGAAATCAGAGCCAGTACTTGTTACTGCCACCTATTCGAATCAGCCTCTAAAGAACGTACTACTCGACCTGCAGGAGAAGCATGAGCTACGCATGTTTTACCTGGGGGAGTGGCTGGATGGTGTGCAGGTAACCCAAATTTTTCAGGAGGAGCCCCTGCCTTCGGTATTACGTAAAGTGCTGGCCACTGCGCAGCTCACCGCCATACTCTATGATCCTCAGACCGTGGTGCTGGTGCCCGGCTTAACTTCTGATGCAGACACAACCGAATCCCAAGGAGCCTTGGCAGGAGCTGCGGCCGCAAAGTCCGGCAACAACCGCATGGTTACCCTCAGCGGATACGTTATAGAAGCCAAAACAAGAGAGCCAAGTATAGGGGCCGCTGTGCTTATCGAGGAGTTGAAGAAAGGCACTGTAACGGATGGTAAGGGATACTTCGCCCTCACTGTGCCGGCAGGTAATTATACGCTCGAGGTAAGAGCCGTTGGCATGGTAGCAGACAAGCGCAGGCTACAGCTGCAGCAGAGCCGCATACTCAATGTGGAGCTTTTCGAAGTATCTAATCAACTACGAGAGGTAGAGGTATCTGCCGTGGCACCTGACCAGAATGTGGCAAGCCTGGAGATGGGTGTTGCCCGCCTCAACATAAAAGAAGTAAAAGCTATACCGGCCTTTCTGGGAGAGGTGGATGTGGTGCGAAGCGTGCTGGCCATGCCAGGCGTGACAACTGTAGGGGAGGGTGCCACTGGCTTTAACGTGCGCGGGGGCAGCGTAGATCAAAACCTGATTTTGCAGGACGAGGCACCTTTGTTTAACTCTTCTCATCTGTTCGGCTTCTTTTCAGTGTTCAATCCGGATATGGTAGAGGATGTGACACTTTACCGCGGCGGTATTCCTTCCCGTTTTGGTGGGCGGGTATCGTCGGTGCTGGATGTAAAAATGAAGGATGGTAGTAAAACAACGCCTATCGTGAGCGGGGGCATTGGCTTACTTTCCAGCAGGTTAATGGTAGAGGGGCCACTTGTGAAAGACAAGGCTTCTTTTGTGCTGGGTGGAAGAGGAGCTTACCCAGGCCTGATGATGCGGTATGTGCCAAACAAGTCTGTTAGAGACAGTGATGGCTACTTCTACGACCTCAATGCTAAGCTTAGCTATACGCTCAGCGAAAAAGACCAACTGATGGTATCGGGCTACTTTAGCCGCGATAGCTTTAGGTTTGGAGCTGATACAACCTATACCTGGGGCACAGCCACCGGCACCTTCAAGTGGGGCCACACTTTCAGTAATAAGCTGTTCTCCACAGTTACCGGCGTTATCGGAGATTATCAGTATGGAGTAAGTGCTGAGACGCCGCCGAACAACTTCACACTCGACTCCGACATCAAGTATAAACTGCTAAAAGCGGACTTCAACTATGAGCCTACTCCGCAGCATAAAATTGGCCTCGGCGCTTCTTCTACATTATATGATTTCAACTCTGGCGAATTGAAGCCTTCCTCTGAACAATCAAGCCTGCTGCACATAAAAATGCCGCATGAAAGGTCTTTGGAAACAGCTTTATACCTTGACCACGAATATATTTTGAGTTCTAAAGTATCGGCATCTTATGGCTTGCGCTACTCTTCCTATTTTAACCTGGGGCCGGGTAGTGTGTATGTGTACAATCCAGAGTTGCCAAGGCGTGAGTCTAGCATTACAGATACCTTGCATTACGGCAGCGGGAAGCTTATAAAGCAGTACCATTACCTGGAACCACGTGTATCTCTGCGTGTGGCACTGGGAGAAAACAGCTCCGTTAAACTTGGCTACAACCGTATGGTGCAGTACATCCACCTCATCTCCAATACCGCTGCCGCCTCTCCTGTAGACATCTGGAAAACCAGCAACCCTTACCTGAAACCGCAGGTGGGCGATCAGGTGGCGCTGGGCTTTTTCAAAAATATGCAAGACAATTCTGTGGAGTTATCTGCAGAAGGCTATTACAAAATGCTGCATAACCTGGTGGAGTATAAAGACGGTGCACGGTTGCTGTTGAACAGCACGCTGGATGCAGACCTTTTACCTGGCGATGGTAAAGCTTATGGGGTGGAGTTGATGGTGCGCCGCAAGGGCAAAAAGCTTACTGGCTGGGCCAGCTATACTTTCTCCCGATCGCTGCGCAAAGTTGATGGCCCTACACCAGAAGAGAAGATTAACAACGGAAGCTACTTTCCTGCTAACTACGACAAGCCGCATGATTTTACGATGATACTGAACCAGCAGCTGAGCCGCCTGATAAGCTTCTCTGCCAACTTCACCTACAGCACCGGTAGGCCAATCACATATCCTGAGTCTGTATCGATGGTGGGAGGCTTGCTTATGGTGAACTACAGCGACAGAAATCAGCACCGCATACCAGACTACCACCGCCTGGATGTGGCATTGACCATTGATGGCACCAATAAGCGAAACGTGAACAAGGTTAGCAGCTGGACCTTCTCGGTATATAACCTGTACGGGCGAAAAAATCCATACTCGGTATACTTTAAGCCTGCCTATGGCGGCACCATACCGCAGGCCTACAAGCTCTCGGTTATAGGCTCTGCCGTGCCAGCCATCACCTACAACTTTAAAATAACAAAATAA